A segment of the Solanum lycopersicum chromosome 9, SLM_r2.1 genome:
ACTCAGCAAAAGGACTTCTATGATCAGTCTGTGGCTCCTCTTGTTAATGAGGCGCTCGAAGGATATACTTGTACTATTTTTGCTTATGGCCAAACTGGAACAGGAAAAACTTATACAATGGAAGGGGAAGCAATTAAAGAGAAGGTTCTTTCTGATTCTTTCTTCGTctccccccaccccacccccaaaaGGTAATAGAGGCGAGGAAATCTTAGTAGCTCAGTTGGTTGGCTACCTAAACTTTCACCTTGTTGATGAGAGTTCGATTCCCCACCGATGACAGAGGCGAATTCAAGATTTGAAGTTTATTGGTTTTGAACTTGCCACCGAACTTGTAGCTCAATTGAGTTACTAAGTTcgttattaaatatttatacatatttaatgaaGCTCCCTAATACAAAAGCTATTTGGTTCGTCAAAACTCTTAACTTATATTGTAGCTCCGCCCCTGATTTTGTTGGCTTTTATCGTTTTTACATCCTATTTCAATGTTGATGGTTGTAGAATGGGGAGTTTCACAAGAATGCTGGAGTAATACCTAGAGCAGTCCAAGAGATTTTTGACATTTTGGAGTCTCAAAAGGCTGAGTACACTATGAAAGTTGCATATATAGAAATTTATAATGAGGAGATAACAGATCTTCTTTCCCTGGACGAGGAATCAAAACCGATAGATGAGAAGCAGGGAAAGCCGTTAGCTCTTATGGAGGATGGAAAAGGCGCAGTTTTCATTAGAGGTTTAGAAGAGGTGACAGTATCAACTGCAGatgaaatatacaaaattttggAGAAAGGGTCTGCTAATAAGCATACAGCTGAAACGCTACTTAATAAACAAAGCAATAGGTCTCATTCGATATTTTCCATCACCTTACATGTTAAGGAATGTACTCAAGAGGGACTAGAGCTGTTAAAGTGTGGAAAACTGAATCTTGTTGACCTAGCTGGATCCGAGAACATTTTACGTTCTGGTGCAAAAGAGGTACACTAACGAAACTTCTCAGAATAATCGGAAGTAGTTATTATATCATTTCACAAATGCACTATCACGTCAGCTGAAAGATAAATGCAGGTAGCTCATAATAAGTAGAACTACTTACCTGGAAAATAATGCTGACAACCTGCCATAACATGTTAGATTACACTGATAGTATAAAGATTATTTACATCGTCACCGTACATAAGTTAAATCGCTCAGTTTATTATAGTGAGATTCGAGGTTCATAAGCACATTTACTTCTCTAAAATACAGGGAAGAGCAAGGGAGGCTGGCGAGATAAATAAAAGCTTGCTTACCTTGGGCAGGGTCATCAATGCTTTGGTTGATCACTCTGGACATGTTCCATACAGGTATAGAACATATTTAGTCATTACATATACATTGCAACGGATGTTATAATACAGAAGCAGCAATTGTAAAATAAGTCTCGGGATATCAGGGATAGCAAGTTGACAAGGTTTCTGAGGGATTCGTTAGGAGGAAAAACAAAGACATGCATAATTGCCACAGTTTCACCGTCCATCCAGTGCTTGGAAGAGACTCTCAGTACTCTAGAATATGCTAATCGTGCCAAGCAAATTAAAAACAGGCCAGAGGTAGTCAATTTTATTCTTTGGAGACTTGTTATGATTATAGATGACCATGTATTTCATTCTCAAGTATATTCCCAGGTTAACCAGAAGCTGACAAAATCTGCCCTAATCAAAGATTTGTATGTGGAGATGGACTGCCTAAAGCAAGGTTAAAATGAGATTTATAGTTAAACAATTTATTAGTTTATGTGGTATTATAACAGTAGGCATTGAAGGAATACGGTTTGTCTCCATGTGACCTATAGGTCAGGGGTTTGAGCCGTGGTAATCAACCACTGATGCTTGCATCGGGGTAGGATGCCTACACCACACCCCTTAGGGTGTTGCCCTACAGCCGAACCTTGTGTGAGTACAGGATGCTTCATGCACTTTATAACATAAGTGATTCTTCTTTGCTCTGCAGAATTACATGCAACGAGGGAGAAGAATGGAATCTACATACCTCAAGATCGTTACCTGAGTGAAGAAGCAGCTCATAAGGTGCTATTACCATCAATATATCTGGAGAGCTACTCTTGATCTATAAAATAGTAACAAACTTTATAACTCGAATGCTTCTTCCTTTTTCCCCCTTTTTAGGCGATAGTTGAGAAACTGAAGTTCACAGAACTTGATTTAGAGTCCAAAAATAAGGTAAGTATTACCTGGTCTATCTTGTAGGCAGCTTATGCAAGTTCTAATTTATTCCAAGATAATAGAGAAGTTAAACATTCTGAACAGAAACTGATAGAGCTTCAGGATCTTTATGATAATCAGCAACAACTGACAGCAGATTTAACTGAACAACTTCAGAGAACTCGGGTAGGATGTTACTTGAACAAGTTACTATACGTCTCTCTCTTTTACCATGATATCAAGAACCTACAAGATAATTAAACTTTCCAGCATCTATTTTATGACAGAGAGAACTAAAGAAAGCAGAACAAGCTTTCTATGATCTAGAAGCTCAAAATAGGCGAGCGAAAGAAGTGATTCAAGAGAAGGATTCTCTAGTATCCGACCTCATTAAATCTGGTAAGAAGTGTGTTCCAAACATATAATTGAAATACAAAGATGATCCAAAGCTTTCCTGAATCCTTACACCATGTACGAATAAATATGTATCTATTAACGGCTCATAGGAGAGAAGTTTAttcttgaaattattgaatctgCATATTTTACCTCTGGTTATTCAGAAAAGGAAATGACTAATAAAGCACTTGAGTTTCGAGCTGAAGTAGAGAATGCAGAATCAGAGATATCCAGCTTGTTCGCCAAAATTGGTCCGCACTACTATCTCTTCTGGTCTTTAGTCTTTATCTGGTTAAGATCAGTTTCTTCTTCTAACATATGTTTATTATAATACAGAAAAAGGCAACAGTAGAGAGGAAAGAAACAGAATCCTTGTGCAAAGCTACCGCAGCAAATTAACTCAGCAGCTTGaaattttaaagagaaaaacaGCAAATTCTGTAAGCAAACAAGAGCAGCAATTGAATGTAATATTAGAAGATATGCAATCCTTCTTAGCTACTAAAAGAAGGGTACAGTGAAATTCTTTCGACATACGGTACTCTGATAATCTGTGACCTGAAAATGGAACTTATCTAATCTTGAATTTACGGACAGGCTACAGATGAATTGAAGGTTCAGCTCCAGAAGCTGAAAGACAATTATAACTCCGATATCCAGAATTTAGCTGTTCCAGCCCGAGATCTTCATGAAAATTCTCAGCTAGCTTTAAGCAAAGTGAATTCAGCAATATCAAAGCATTCTTCTGCTTTTACAGATGTAAGAGTGGATACTTCTTTCAGTCAGCATTACTTTCTTTCCACCCTTCCGTCACTCAATTTTGCCAGCATACTTGTGCAGCTTGTTGGAAAGATTTCCGCTGATGTTAATGCTATACTCAACGGTCTGCAAGGTAATATTCGGGAACTTGAGGTGAAGATAAATGCCTTTGTGCGACAAGAGCAACAGGTACATAAGCATGCTATAAATTTTCTTCCAGATACTCTTAATTTTGTGTATCCAACTTCGTTTATTTTCTCTATCATCAGTATCAAACAAGAAGATATCATGAAATTCAAGTTACCTCTGAAGTTCTCCTCAACTTTTTCAAGACCTTGAATACATGTATTTCAAAATTGAGACTAATGGATGAAAAATCACAATCAATTAATGATCAGCAACTCTGTGCTCTTGAGGAGAAGTTTGAGGTATTTGTTCGTTGTTCCGGACCCTCCAACTATGAAGATATTGGTCTTGGTTTCTTTTCACCCTTTGAGTTATTTCTATAGGAGCTGGCTGCAAGTGAAGAACATCAACTCATAGAAAAAGTTGCAGAGCTTATATTAGCTTCCAATACTAAGAAGAAAAGGCTGGTATGTGCTTCTTCATTGCAACTTGTACATACCTTTTATGGTATTAGAGGCAGCCTTACCCCGTATTTCAGCAAGAGGTTGTTTCCACAGCTCAAACCCGTGACCTCCAGGTCATATGGCAACAACTTTACCAGTTACGCCAAGGCTCGCCTTCAActaaataattagaatttatACTAAAGAATCACAGCTGAGAATGCTTTTCCATGAAGGTTTATATTGTCAATGATATTCATACCAATATCATAGCTTTTTTATGgattttcttattcttaaaagcatggaattactGCAGGACTATCTCTTTCAGGGagaaatttatcaaatatactTCCATTTTTTTCGTTTCTTTAGGTTCAAACAGCAGTCAATGACCTTAGAGAGTGCTCTAATATCAAAACCAGAAATCTAAATGCTGAGTTCTCAGACATACAAGATTGTGCTAATTCTGCCTATGAAGAGTGGACAAACTACATTGAAAGCACAGAAGCCCATCATATCGAGGATTCAACTAGATTGGAATTTTGGAAAAGTAGCCTAGCAGGAAACATCGATTGCTGGTTGAGTTGGTTTCGATGATATAAAATCTATAAATATTGCACTGTATTTTGCATTGTATACCTTTAGTCAAGCTATTATATTTCTCATCTTGAATTTCAGCTTAACAAAATCAAAGGGGATCGAAGATGGATGGAGAAATGCCCAAGAATCCCTTCATTCCCAAGAAACAAGAACCATCAACTCAATCGATTCTATTGTTAAGTGAGTTATCATTTTCAGATGAATCAACTACCATCTGAGGactttttttacatttttacctCGATATGTTCAGGAGTGCTATGGAATCTAATGGAAAGATCGGCTCTCAATTTTCCTCCACCGTGACTTCCATACTAGAAGAAACATCTATTTCCAAGAGGAATCTTCTTTTTGTTATGGAAAGTATGTTGTCTGAATAAAAATAGTGTTTCTTCCTCTGATGTTACAAGTGAACAAACTCGAGGTTTATTGCCACAGACTAATAGAGTTAAAGTTGCTGTAGGTTTGCTGAAACTTGATCATGATGAATGTGAGAAGATCTGTTCACTTATTCATCCTTGTGTTGAGGATATGAAACAGATGAAAGACAGTCATTCATCCGAAGTATCAGAGATAGCGGAAAATGCAGGAAAAGTATTGACAGATGAGTATAAGGTTAAAGCTCAGAAAACTATGCaagtatttttgaattaaaactaaaaagcaTAATACTCAAATTCACACAATGCTATTACAATCTGTATTTCTGAACGGTTTAAATTTTCTCTCTTCATCATTCAGAAAAACCtccacttagaaaatctaacgcCAACTCTTTCTCCTGTATAGAAAGAATACCAATTTAATGGAAATTATCATTAATAGAATTTCTCAATAACTAGGTTGATGAACTGTCAAGCTCAACCCTGAGGAGGAAAAGAGTTAACGTGCCAAGTAGGGAATCTATTGAAAATCTCAGAACTCCTTTTCTCGAAGAGTCACTCAAGTCATTTCAAGGCAATGGAATAGCAAACAGAGCTAACAGAAATGTTAATGCAACCAAAGGTGGATGAGGAAATTCAGTTGGATTCCAGATGTTCCTATTTCGAAGTAGGATAACTGATTTAGAGATTGATCAATCGAGGTTTATATCTATTAGTGGTAACCGGATGTAGTGTTTTAGTAAAAGAACtatggcatgtcatcatgtGAATTGGATCCTcagaaaataaaatcaatgtttCTTTACATCTAAGTGTTCTAGTCATATTAAAAATACGTACATTAGAAACAGCATACTAATGtgtacaataaaaatacaatatgtTAGTATTCAGTGCATTATACTTGAAATTTCCACTTTGATATAGGATAAACAACGGTCTTGAAATTTAGAACTGATGTATTAATCTTTAACAGCATTCCTACATAGGTTGCTGAACAATTACACTACAAAACAAACAATATAATGTGCAAAAACTCACAAATGCATAGTGATGACTGATGCAAAGGTGTGAACCTGTATAGCCACCTTAGATCGATTCAGTCTAAAGCCTATGTTGCAATCTCCTCCCAGAACACTTTAAGCAACTCCTTCTAACATAGCTGGCTTCCATTTATGCCTTCTAGTTGCAATGCAGCGCTCAAATTTAAGAGTTTGCTTATTATTAGCCCTCTGACTACTCTTTACGCACCATGTAGTTTCATACTGGAAATCTGTTTTTCTTGTCGATGACCATTAATCCTATGCAGTAATCACCTTCTTAGAGCAAATGGTCCAAAGCTTCACTTACAGTTTAGTGAACTTCACTAGTAATGAGGCGGTCATTTGGGCTTGAGAATATGGTTACCACCTGGGGCTGCATATGAGAAAGCCTTATCAGGCATCAAGTACCTCGGACCTGCTTTCTGAAAATACAAGCTTTACTTCCTCACTTCAAGGGAGCTAATGGTTCAGAGAGTTACAACTCGTGATTCTTGTAATCTGCCGCTTCAGTTGGTTACACTGCATCAATTCCTTAGGTGGTATAAGAAGCTGTAGGTTTTATGGAAGTGTCTCGTGGCCTTCCATTAAGCCAGTAAAGCaaagaacaaaaaatttcaCAAGAGTTTTGCATGAAGGCTGCCTCAGGCAGTGCTTCTTCCTCCACAAGGTGACCATTTACTGGTATGGAGTTGCCTACCCACTACTAGATTTTGCTGTGCCTTTCATTCAGTGAAAGACCCTTCTCAGTGTTATTCTTGATGAGAACACTCTCAGAACTCCACTTACCATATCCTGAAGTGATCCTCTCAAGAATACTGAAGTCTCGAGGACACAATCTCACACTCTGTGAACTTTCAGGTGCTGTAATAATACCTCTCAATCACCAGGCTATTATTCTTCAGGTGTGCAAATTGAACATAACAAAGATGTATGACTGAAAAGTGATACTGGGGGTTTACAAGAGCGAGATGCTGTTTCTTGTGTGTCTACACATCAAAACAGTAAATATCTTCCTCATTCACTCCTTAAAAACAGTAGAGCCATCCTGAAATTTGAGTTCCAAATTTTGATTGCAATTCTAACTTTTTTTCCCTGATGCTATCttcatatctttttttatttggcAGCAATCTTCAGTTAATCGGAAATATGAAATACATCTCTATATGAAACGACAACTTGTTCTTTGGAAAACAGCAAACTGCTTTGACCATTTGTACAAGAATATCTGCTGCTTCAGTGTCTCTCTAGTCAAGCATGTCTCTGGATAGCTATTTGGCAAATTTTTGTTTTCACTTTCCAGACCTCGTAATTTCTAGAAAACCAACTCAAGGACCTACATAAGTAAAATCTGATTATGTAAAGGTGCAACTCCACAATGTGGACACTGCAAGAAGCGTATATCCAATAGTCATCCTGTCCAAATGTTTTACCTCTAAAACTTAACTCTGGAGGGGCAAATAATCATCATCCAGCATCTGCAGCCATAGTTCATCTAGCATGGAGTATATGCTGTCCCTTTCTGCATGCATACAGTCCTCAGCCAAGAAGACATGGATCCGGTCCTTGACTTCGATCCAACTTTGACCTGGAACCTTTTTGACGCCTTTTTGTCTCATCTGACCCCTCAGTGATGCAACATCTTTCCAACTGCCTGTAGAAGCAAAAATGTTACAGAGTAACACATGTGCAGCAGAATTTGAGGGATCAATCTCCAAAATTTTCTCTGCGGCTCGTTTGCCAACATCAAGATTGTTACGTGTCTTACAAGCAGCTAACAAAGTCTTCCACACCACAATATCAGGATCTATTTCCATTTGATTGATAAAAGCTTCTGCTTCTTCTATGCAGCCAGCTCGGGCAAGCATGTCAACCACACAGCAACAATGCTCTCTAGTTGGTATAATACCAAACTCCGTTTCCATGGCTCTGAACAACTGCCACCCTTCTTTTACTCGTCCAACATGACTACAAGCAGTCAAAACCCCGACAAAGGTAACTTGGTTTGGCTTGACAGCTAAATATCTCATCTTCTGGAATAGGTCTAGAGCCTCTTCTCCGTATCCAAACTGAGCATACCCCACTATCAAACTACTCCATGAAACCGCATC
Coding sequences within it:
- the LOC101248812 gene encoding kinesin-like protein KIN-5D isoform X3; the protein is MDTPKSNHQRRGSSSPFLMSQTLWSSTEKTCRSGLIRSNDEKGVNVKVVLRCRPPNEDEMKMKGPLVISCDELKQEVTATLNTTTKQINKSFLFDKNGEFHKNAGVIPRAVQEIFDILESQKAEYTMKVAYIEIYNEEITDLLSLDEESKPIDEKQGKPLALMEDGKGAVFIRGLEEVTVSTADEIYKILEKGSANKHTAETLLNKQSNRSHSIFSITLHVKECTQEGLELLKCGKLNLVDLAGSENILRSGAKEGRAREAGEINKSLLTLGRVINALVDHSGHVPYRDSKLTRFLRDSLGGKTKTCIIATVSPSIQCLEETLSTLEYANRAKQIKNRPEVNQKLTKSALIKDLYVEMDCLKQELHATREKNGIYIPQDRYLSEEAAHKAIVEKLKFTELDLESKNKKLIELQDLYDNQQQLTADLTEQLQRTRRELKKAEQAFYDLEAQNRRAKEVIQEKDSLVSDLIKSEKEMTNKALEFRAEVENAESEISSLFAKIEKGNSREERNRILVQSYRSKLTQQLEILKRKTANSVSKQEQQLNVILEDMQSFLATKRRATDELKVQLQKLKDNYNSDIQNLAVPARDLHENSQLALSKVNSAISKHSSAFTDLVGKISADVNAILNGLQGNIRELEVKINAFVRQEQQYQTRRYHEIQVTSEVLLNFFKTLNTCISKLRLMDEKSQSINDQQLCALEEKFEELAASEEHQLIEKVAELILASNTKKKRLVQTAVNDLRECSNIKTRNLNAEFSDIQDCANSAYEEWTNYIESTEAHHIEDSTRLEFWKSSLAGNIDCCLTKSKGIEDGWRNAQESLHSQETRTINSIDSIVKSAMESNGKIGSQFSSTVTSILEETSISKRNLLFVMEIAVGLLKLDHDECEKICSLIHPCVEDMKQMKDSHSSEVSEIAENAGKVLTDEYKVDELSSSTLRRKRVNVPSRESIENLRTPFLEESLKSFQGNGIANRANRNVNATKGG
- the LOC101248812 gene encoding kinesin-like protein KIN-5D isoform X2, which translates into the protein MDTPKSNHQRRGSSSPFLMSQTLWSSTEKTCRSGLIRSNDEKGVNVKVVLRCRPPNEDEMKMKGPLVISCDELKQEVTATLNTTTKQINKSFLFDKVCGPSTQQKDFYDQSVAPLVNEALEGYTCTIFAYGQTGTGKTYTMEGEAIKEKNGEFHKNAGVIPRAVQEIFDILESQKAEYTMKVAYIEIYNEEITDLLSLDEESKPIDEKQGKPLALMEDGKGAVFIRGLEEVTVSTADEIYKILEKGSANKHTAETLLNKQSNRSHSIFSITLHVKECTQEGLELLKCGKLNLVDLAGSENILRSGAKEGRAREAGEINKSLLTLGRVINALVDHSGHVPYRDSKLTRFLRDSLGGKTKTCIIATVSPSIQCLEETLSTLEYANRAKQIKNRPEVNQKLTKSALIKDLYVEMDCLKQELHATREKNGIYIPQDRYLSEEAAHKAIVEKLKFTELDLESKNKKLIELQDLYDNQQQLTADLTEQLQRTRRELKKAEQAFYDLEAQNRRAKEVIQEKDSLVSDLIKSEKEMTNKALEFRAEVENAESEISSLFAKIEKGNSREERNRILVQSYRSKLTQQLEILKRKTANSVSKQEQQLNVILEDMQSFLATKRRATDELKVQLQKLKDNYNSDIQNLAVPARDLHENSQLALSKVNSAISKHSSAFTDLVGKISADVNAILNGLQGNIRELEVKINAFVRQEQQYQTRRYHEIQVTSEVLLNFFKTLNTCISKLRLMDEKSQSINDQQLCALEEKFEELAASEEHQLIEKVAELILASNTKKKRLVQTAVNDLRECSNIKTRNLNAEFSDIQDCANSAYEEWTNYIESTEAHHIEDSTRLEFWKSSLAGNIDCCLTKSKGIEDGWRNAQESLHSQETRTINSIDSIVKSAMESNGKIGSQFSSTVTSILEETSISKRNLLFVMESLLKLDHDECEKICSLIHPCVEDMKQMKDSHSSEVSEIAENAGKVLTDEYKVDELSSSTLRRKRVNVPSRESIENLRTPFLEESLKSFQGNGIANRANRNVNATKGG
- the LOC101248812 gene encoding kinesin-like protein KIN-5D isoform X1, which encodes MDTPKSNHQRRGSSSPFLMSQTLWSSTEKTCRSGLIRSNDEKGVNVKVVLRCRPPNEDEMKMKGPLVISCDELKQEVTATLNTTTKQINKSFLFDKVCGPSTQQKDFYDQSVAPLVNEALEGYTCTIFAYGQTGTGKTYTMEGEAIKEKNGEFHKNAGVIPRAVQEIFDILESQKAEYTMKVAYIEIYNEEITDLLSLDEESKPIDEKQGKPLALMEDGKGAVFIRGLEEVTVSTADEIYKILEKGSANKHTAETLLNKQSNRSHSIFSITLHVKECTQEGLELLKCGKLNLVDLAGSENILRSGAKEGRAREAGEINKSLLTLGRVINALVDHSGHVPYRDSKLTRFLRDSLGGKTKTCIIATVSPSIQCLEETLSTLEYANRAKQIKNRPEVNQKLTKSALIKDLYVEMDCLKQELHATREKNGIYIPQDRYLSEEAAHKAIVEKLKFTELDLESKNKKLIELQDLYDNQQQLTADLTEQLQRTRRELKKAEQAFYDLEAQNRRAKEVIQEKDSLVSDLIKSEKEMTNKALEFRAEVENAESEISSLFAKIEKGNSREERNRILVQSYRSKLTQQLEILKRKTANSVSKQEQQLNVILEDMQSFLATKRRATDELKVQLQKLKDNYNSDIQNLAVPARDLHENSQLALSKVNSAISKHSSAFTDLVGKISADVNAILNGLQGNIRELEVKINAFVRQEQQYQTRRYHEIQVTSEVLLNFFKTLNTCISKLRLMDEKSQSINDQQLCALEEKFEELAASEEHQLIEKVAELILASNTKKKRLVQTAVNDLRECSNIKTRNLNAEFSDIQDCANSAYEEWTNYIESTEAHHIEDSTRLEFWKSSLAGNIDCCLTKSKGIEDGWRNAQESLHSQETRTINSIDSIVKSAMESNGKIGSQFSSTVTSILEETSISKRNLLFVMEIAVGLLKLDHDECEKICSLIHPCVEDMKQMKDSHSSEVSEIAENAGKVLTDEYKVDELSSSTLRRKRVNVPSRESIENLRTPFLEESLKSFQGNGIANRANRNVNATKGG